Proteins encoded within one genomic window of Esox lucius isolate fEsoLuc1 chromosome 12, fEsoLuc1.pri, whole genome shotgun sequence:
- the nckap5l gene encoding nck-associated protein 5-like codes for MRTMSDETEPRICDDDLESEEGEVEDYLEDEEHSRELMDRLKELEAENSALVLANESQREAYERCLDEVANHVVQALLNQKDLREECIKLKMHVFDLERQNRVLCELFQQKLPNQSSFHEQVQPGPLPVYSTQLLHNVPEKQVGSQSQSEAQAKGNGFHRTLPQPPATPPRGPAATMEALSPFFKKKAHILEVLRKMEETDPLKFRPSAGGLSFCDYGQVLMSTEAVLAAGDLCKKHQTRCRCSCSDSDSAPAPQQHMNGDGQLCPGHCRKSTDTAAKCQHVCGGVAKPDPNHVEAAPSAAAVTEPRARSASAEKRHQQATDPDSYSSVAGVDRPNLASRCSDAGLKTGQLQEGEEESSLKDRPDVDTSLFTSQLPVPGAKDPPTAYCELETNGFLLSSNDSDNVLSDVVIPEKDSGPAEEGALSGGANEARNPVPSSCLSDVKAAAISSPSKILKFLKIPAMAERSQAGVSPVRLSPQLTRTSKIPCRTNNYEVYHSPVPSRRATTTERTRHPPPPPVRSESYPATTHPASAPTSPPQPEDACSPPAKEVSYSSLSPPEAGPGGTKPGPGSSHKPRASSQKVPYYENVSELSTSARLEESKVSEIVDIAPSLLQKENVVCLQQQQFSPASDSSSSSSSSSSSSSSDQEVNTDSPVWQGHNSLPNPSVLRAAQSQSRPAPFAGMKDRGSQDQDATENIMPNFDLSQCQAPALPAKRHDPSSIPKRPSGAAVPGRQPAESSHTFKDRLAALGKLRSSEDLPVNVLLPGDQADPQTDEGEVPCSLERGKTAEGPVDSHDSHSKCTAPLDSKPKSISGSVALKFPGACQSYDPASAVAKAELETLSSRVGVSRMDSSKGKLGLPSPNTDTPIVLRNNVKYPASLNLSHSKQPAPSLAHNTCSPGKVPPKSPSKPCQSLAPSGVIRSASGKPTLEAPALAPRYSSKSEDRSKLNKRRNTSAAYGDSLPAPRPASEPQQEENKQRGGPVPSPTPGPTSAIEEKVMKGIEENMLKLAEQDRDRGQVTEVKQKASNGIASWFGLKKSKLPALSRKPDTPSKVKEEKKGGEWRLNIPSKMAGSKSKGEGVGVESLNISMLMEKAEGLRRALEEERAYVNGVGGVGMDRSGRGHSCEVVMDPSQGQLAVMYRGARSDNFMQQLLNRVDGKDFSGISVAQRRLSFDCKTSRPFSGHQNEGILCHNTSRDDVQKGPDHLISNVPSDENLADLVHSQHFAASGASTYTLDSGIGTFPLPDYSSGAAGRSLSKMRGTDHGSSGSPGRAGRKARTLDREATSLEQCFQPNREMTGPVLYQSVLEGKGTNRHTAGVIHEDKEAFGPHMLSPRSKTWTFPSLKTPAGPSEVYLAVEEEVETGPYGSPFRGKACGSSGSHNIDPSSLPVPTQTGLSRRGKIRGTPSAPETGLGRETGLELVRERPEEALSPNRPQVLETPESLSDSLYDSLSSCGSQG; via the exons GTTCAGCCCGGACCACTCCCTGTTTACAGTACACAGCTGCTGCACAATGTCCCCGAAAAGCAGGTGGGCTCACAGTCTCAGAGTGAAGCACAAGCCAAG GGCAACGGTTTCCATCGCACACTGCCACAGCCCCCAGCTACTCCTCCCAGAGGCCCAGCCGCCACCATGGAAGCCCTGTCTCCGTTCTTCAAAAAGAAAGCACACATCCTGGAGGTCCTCCGCAAGATGGAGGAGACAGACCCCCTCAAATTTCGCCCCTCGGCAGGGGGCCTCTCCTTCTGTGACTACGGCCAGGTGCTGATGTCTACGGAGGCCGTCCTGGCGGCCGGAGACCTCTGTAAGAAACACCAGACGCGCTGCCGCTGCTCCTGTTCGGACTCTGATAGCGCGCCGGCGCCACAGCAGCACATGAACGGGGATGGGCAGTTATGTCCCGGTCACTGCAGGAAGAGCACGGACACGGCGGCCAAGTGTCAGCACGTTTGCGGCGGCGTTGCGAAGCCCGACCCCAACCACGTGGAAGCTGCGCCGTCCGCAGCCGCGGTCACCGAGCCCCGCGCTCGGAGTGCATCGGCAGAGAAGCGGCACCAGCAAGCGACGGATCCTGACTCCTACTCATCGGTTGCAGGTGTAGATCGTCCTAATCTGGCCAGCCGGTGCTCAGACGCCGGATTAAAAACAGGGCAGCTGCAGGAGGGCGAAGAGGAGAGCAGTCTTAAAGACCGACCAGATGTGGACACCAGTTTGTTCACCTCCCAGCTGCCTGTCCCTGGAGCCAAGGACCCACCGACAGCATACTGTGAGCTGGAAACCAATggcttcctcctctcctccaatGACAGTGATAATGTACTCAGCGACGTAGTCATCCCAGAGAAGGACAGTGGCCCGGCAGAGGAGGGGGCTCTCTCGGGCGGAGCCAACGAGGCCCGTAACCCCGTCCCTTCATCCTGTCTCAGCGACGTCAAAGCCGCCGCCATCAGTTCACCGTCCAAGATCCTCAAGTTCCTGAAGATCCCCGCCATGGCAGAGAGGAGCCAGGCGGGGGTCAGCCCCGTCCGCCTGAGCCCCCAGCTCACGCGCACCTCCAAGATCCCCTGTCGCACCAACAACTACGAGGTGTACCACTCCCCCGTCCCCTCCCGCAGGGCCACCACCACAGAGAGGACCAGGCACCCTCCCCCACCGCCCGTCAGGTCCGAGTCCTACCCGGCCACCACGCACCCAGCCTCGGCCCCGACCTCCCCTCCCCAGCCCGAGGACGCCTGCTCCCCTCCAGCCAAGGAGGTGAGCTACAGCAGCCTCTCTCCTCCCGAGGCTGGCCCTGGTGGTACCAAGCCGGGCCCTGGCTCTTCGCACAAACCCAGGGCCTCTTCACAGAAGGTGCCGTACTACGAGAATGTGTCAGAACTGTCCACTTCTGCTCGGCTAGAAGAGTCCAAGGTCTCTGAGATCGTGGATATAGCACCTTCACTGCTACAAAAAGAGAATGTCGTGTGTCTTCAGCAGCAGCAGTTCTCCCCCGCCTCTgactcctcttcatcttcctcctcgTCGTCCTCCTCGTCCTCGTCTGATCAGGAGGTGAACACCGACAGCCCAGTCTGGCAGGGCCACAACAGTCTGCCCAACCCCTCGGTCCTCAGAGCAGCTCAGTCCCAGAGCCGCCCTGCTCCCTTCGCTGGCATGAAAGACAGAGGATCCCAGGACCAGGATGCCACGGAGAACATCATGCCGAACTTTGACCTGTCCCAGTGCCAGGCTCCAGCTCTCCCAGCCAAAAGACACGATCCCTCCTCTATTCCCAAGAGGCCTTCTGGTGCAGCGGTTCCCGGGAGACAGCCTGCTGAGTCCAGTCACACATTCAAAGACAGGCTGGCTGCACTTGGCAAGCTGAGGAGCTCAGAGGACCTGCCAGTCAATGTTCTGCTGCCAGGAGACCAGGCTGACCCGCAGACTGACGAGGGGGAGGTCCCTTGTAGCCTTGAAAGGGGTAAGACGGCGGAGGGGCCAGTGGACAGTCATGACAGTCACTCCAAATGTACAGCCCCTTTGGACAGTAAGCCTAAAAGCATTTCCGGTAGCGTGGCTTTGAAGTTCCCCGGTGCCTGTCAGTCCTATGATCCGGCGTCCGCGGTCGCCAAGGCAGAGCTTGAGACGCTCTCGTCCAGAGTGGGCGTGTCTAGGATGGACAGTTCCAAAGGCAAACTGGGACTCCCATCGCCAAACACTGACACTCCCATAGTTTTACGCAACAACGTGAAATACCCAGCTTCCCTTAACCTGTCTCACAGTAAACAACCAGCACCCAGCCTCGCTCACAACACCTGCAGCCCCGGCAAGGTCCCTCCCAAGTCCCCCTCCAAACCCTGTCAGAGCCTGGCTCCCTCGGGCGTCATCCGAAGTGCATCTGGGAAACCCACCCTGGAAGCCCCGGCCTTGGCCCCAAGATACTCCTCCAAGTCAGAGGACAGGAGCAAGCTGAACAAGAGGAGGAACACCAGCGCAGCTTATGGAGACAGCCTCCCGGCCCCCAGGCCAGCGTCAGAACCGCAGCAGGAGGAGAACAAACAGCGTGGAGGGCCCGTCCCAAGCCCCACCCCGGGCCCCACGTCAGCCATAGAGGAGAAGGTGATGAAGGGGATTGAGGAGAACATGCTGAAGCTGGCAGAGCAGGACAGAGACCGAGGACAG GTCACAGAGGTCAAACAGAAGGCCTCCAATGGCATTGCCAGCTGGTTTGGCCTGAAAAAGAGCAAACTCCCAGCTCTGAGCCGCAAACCAGACACACCCTCTAAGGTCAAAGAGGAAAAGAAGGGCGGAGAGTGGAGGCTGAATATCCCCTCCAAGATGGCGGGGTCCAAGTCTAAAGGAGAGGGGGTTGGGGTGGAGAGCCTGAACATCTCCATGCTTATGGAGAAGGCCGAGGGTCTGAGGAGAgccctggaggaggagagggcctATGTGAACGGGGTGGGGGGTGTCGGAATGGACCGGTCCGGGAGGGGCCACTCCTGTGAGGTTGTGATGGACCCATCACAGGGCCAGCTGGCTGTGATGTACAGGGGAGCGCGCTCAGACAACTTCATGCAGCAGCTACTGAACAG GGTGGACGGAAAGGACTTCAGTGGCATCAGTGTGGCTCAGAGACGTCTCTCCTTTGACTGCAAGACCTCGAGACCATTCAGCGGCCACCAGAATGAAGGCATCCTCTGTCACAACACCAGCAGAGACGACGTGCAAAAG GGTCCAGACCACCTGATCAGCAACGTCCCCTCAGATGAGAATTTAGCTGACCTGGTTCACTCTCAACACTTTGCAG CCTCTGGCGCATCCACCTACACCCTGGACAGTGGCATCGGAACCTTCCCTTTGCCCGACTACAGCAGCGGTGCGGCCGGGAGGAGCCTGTCTAAGATGAGGGGGACTGACCACGGCTCCTCCGGTTCACcagggagggcagggaggaAGGCTAGGACTCTGGACCGAGAGGCGACCTCCTTGGAGCAGTGCTTTCAGCCCAACAGAGAGATGACCGGCCCGGTTCTGTACCAGTCTGTACTGGAGGGGAAAGGCACGAACAGACACACGGCTGGGGTCATTCACGAAG ACAAAGAAGCGTTTGGACCTCACATGCTGTCTCCCCGTTCCAAGACGTGGACATTCCCCAGCCTGAAGACCCCCGCCGGGCCCTCGGAAGTGTACCTCGCCGtggaggaggaagtggagaCGGGCCCCTATGGATCCCCGTTCAGAGGG AAGGCCTGTGGTTCCTCCGGATCACATAACATTGACCCCAGCAGTCTACCGGTGCCGACCCAGACAGGCCTAAGCCGACGGGGGAAGATCCGCGGTACGCCCAGTGCCCCGGAAACGGGCCTCGGCCGGGAGACGGGCCTAGAGCTAGTGAGGGAGAGGCCCGAGGAGGCCCTCTCCCCCAACCGCCCACAGGTCCTGGAGACCCCCGAGTCACTCAGTGACTCTCTCTACGACAGCCTCTCTTCCTGTGGTAGCCAGGGGTGA